One Syntrophales bacterium genomic region harbors:
- a CDS encoding xanthine dehydrogenase family protein subunit M — protein sequence MNMPDFEYHAPETLKEACALLAELGGNATVLAGGTDVLHKMKTGKLAPGHLVSLKRLDELRNIRSKSGRGIVIGALTRHNEIYNSPLLQELFLSLPMAAHTMASNQICNLGTLGGNIVNGVPSADLPPILIALKASIRLVSAQGERSMALEDFFCGAAQTRIFPGEILADVTIPEQSTTGSTYIKFGLRRSGALAVTGVAVSVTVQKDTLREARVVLASAAPTVMRARNAESCLSGKKISDELLAQAGKLAATESRPRDSIRGSAEYRRNLVEVLTKRALRKAIDKGHV from the coding sequence ATGAACATGCCTGATTTTGAGTATCATGCCCCGGAGACTCTGAAGGAGGCCTGTGCGCTCCTGGCCGAACTCGGAGGAAATGCCACAGTGCTGGCCGGCGGAACGGACGTTCTTCACAAGATGAAGACGGGGAAACTGGCCCCGGGGCATCTGGTCTCTCTCAAGCGCTTAGACGAACTCCGGAATATCCGGAGCAAATCCGGCCGCGGCATTGTCATCGGGGCGCTCACCCGGCACAATGAAATATATAACTCGCCGCTTTTACAGGAGCTCTTTCTCTCGCTCCCGATGGCGGCCCACACCATGGCCTCGAACCAGATCTGCAACCTGGGGACGCTGGGAGGAAATATAGTAAACGGCGTCCCTTCCGCCGATCTCCCCCCGATCCTGATTGCGCTCAAGGCAAGCATTCGCCTGGTATCCGCCCAAGGCGAGCGGAGCATGGCGCTGGAGGATTTCTTCTGCGGGGCGGCCCAGACCCGGATTTTCCCGGGCGAGATACTTGCCGATGTAACAATTCCGGAGCAGTCCACAACCGGCAGCACCTACATCAAGTTCGGCCTGCGTCGTTCCGGCGCCCTGGCCGTTACCGGCGTTGCCGTTTCGGTTACGGTACAGAAAGACACCTTGCGCGAGGCACGGGTCGTTCTGGCCTCCGCCGCTCCTACGGTGATGAGGGCTCGCAATGCTGAAAGCTGCCTGTCTGGTAAAAAGATCAGCGACGAACTTCTGGCGCAGGCAGGGAAACTGGCGGCCACAGAGAGCCGTCCCCGGGACAGCATCCGCGGCTCTGCCGAGTACCGCAGGAACCTGGTGGAGGTGTTGACAAAGCGCGCCCTTCGCAAGGCAATCGATAAAGGTCACGTGTAA
- a CDS encoding MarR family transcriptional regulator, whose product MTSYRENIVFLLAKAHQRAQSALKGKLRTFGLTPMQCLVMESLWEEDRLSVGEIGRRIALDTATLAGVLERLVAAGWLRRETDPDDGRVGRVSLTEKARAAITDLKSVIERTNNELLNNFSLEEKLLFKRFLRDIKE is encoded by the coding sequence ATGACTTCGTATAGGGAAAATATAGTTTTTTTACTTGCCAAAGCCCACCAGCGGGCCCAGAGCGCCTTGAAGGGGAAACTCCGCACTTTCGGGTTAACCCCTATGCAATGCCTGGTCATGGAATCTCTCTGGGAGGAAGACAGGCTTTCCGTAGGAGAAATCGGCAGGCGAATTGCTTTGGATACGGCTACGCTGGCAGGGGTGCTGGAGCGCCTGGTTGCCGCAGGATGGCTGCGGCGAGAAACTGATCCCGATGACGGAAGGGTGGGAAGAGTCTCACTGACGGAAAAAGCGCGGGCAGCAATAACCGATCTAAAATCTGTCATCGAACGCACAAATAATGAATTGTTGAATAATTTCAGCTTGGAAGAAAAGCTTCTCTTTAAACGTTTCCTGCGTGATATCAAGGAGTAG